A genomic segment from Vanacampus margaritifer isolate UIUO_Vmar chromosome 3, RoL_Vmar_1.0, whole genome shotgun sequence encodes:
- the rnf215 gene encoding RING finger protein 215, giving the protein MASPLAVLLWPGLLLPFAAAAHPRVAVVEVYAEQRLSGALLRGEVVTASRGESTEGPGDDPKSLEGELVLIRDAEPQLSADDKEEGELWIGVMPVEDHQGSAGIQQESFTEAVVSRMKRALVLGASALIILALNQNTVREMDLSQVLSKPVIVIQTSENVTRLFGALLRGLHATAKITFTNVLHDSLGATLTLWSSCGRSRGGRYGEWQGVICTGETNSQVQKYLQQLWDTILWVALILSTGVILQARRHNHDRQLHDNMESLPKQDILKTMSSLRTKTYRRPKVRRGETENCAVCLEAFNHNQCLRVLPCRHEYHRDCVDPWLLLHHTCPLCKRSILGGVHRDS; this is encoded by the exons ATGGCGTCCCCGCTGGCGGTGCTTCTGTGGCCGGGGCTGCTGCTGCCTTTCGCGGCGGCGGCTCATCCGCGCGTCGCAGTGGTGGAGGTGTACGCGGAGCAGCGGCTAAGCGGCGCTCTGCTTCGCGGGGAGGTGGTGACAGCCAGTCGGGGTGAGAGCACCGAGGGCCCCGGTGATGACCCTAAGAGCCTGGAGGGAGAACTAGTTCTG ATTCGGGACGCGGAGCCTCAGCTGAGCGCAGATGACAAGGAGGAAGGGGAGCTTTGGATCGGTGTGATGCCTGTGGAGGACCACCAAGGGTCCGCCGGGATTCAGCAAGAGTCCTTCACCGAGGCGGTGGTCAGCAGG atGAAGCGAGCATTGGTGCTCGGAGCATCGGCACTCATCATCCTGGCTCTCAACCAAAATACAGTCAGAGAA ATGGATCTGTCTCAGGTCCTGTCCAAACCTGTCATCGTCATCCAGACGTCGGAGAACGTCACCAGACTCTTTGGCGCGCTGCTCAG GGGCCTCCACGCGACCGCTAAGATTACCTTCACAAACGTCCTACATGACAGCCTG GGCGCCACGCTGACGCTGTGGTCGAGCTGCGGGCGCTCCAGAGGGGGGCGCTATGGTGAGTGGCAGGGCGTCATCTGCACAGGAGAGACCAACTCGCAGGTGCAG AAGTACCTGCAGCAGCTGTGGGACACCATCCTGTGGGTGGCGCTCATCCTGAGCACCGGTGTCATCCTGCAGGCCCGCCGGCATAACCACGACCGCCAGCTCCACGACAACATGGAA TCTCTCCCTAAACAGGACATCCTGAAGACCATGTCCTCCCTCCGGACCAAAACCTACCGAAGGCCCAAAGTGCGGCGCGGCGAGACGGAGAACTGCGCCGTGTGTCTGGAGGCCTTCAACCACAACCAG TGTCTTCGCGTGTTGCCGTGCCGACACGAGTACCACCGGGACTGCGTGGATCCCTGGCTACTGCTGCATCACACCTGCCCGTTGTGCAAGCGCAGCATCTTGG GTGGCGTCCACAGAGACAGTTAG
- the ascc2 gene encoding activating signal cointegrator 1 complex subunit 2 isoform X1: MACARVPLDEQQVTERDALGKERSLPALHPDRKEGRLFVPYVPLLANACPAEVEEFLERSRFILEDLEWLLALPHDKFWCQVVFDRSLQNCLDSYVQHAPRGLDLASVPSSPALAETQRSLHRAVFLAFLRMATHKESKENFITPAVFGEILYENFLFDVPKIMDLCVLFGKGNAPLLHKMIENIFIQQPSYYRDLDDIMPTILEVFNTIMEKCGDRCNGAAAAEPMKLNGHKQPTAVSMTQQDFVDMVLYLCDISSTLHAFLSVFPAACATFHSSSFLCRLTSFYESVVPDLEKASTKRTFEDKSLQEDVWRRLSHARRRMLETAHLLLHHTCLQPILEGVENTQTFAEELLQHFTSFLSEKRFLCDYDELFPIADDVSLLQQALPAIDETRTSYLLQGVQSAWDGVGRPKQQPTVSSSQAANQGAVGGASLPIGRRDVWEAEGGRESPRGAEAMLDAPRRGSNVKSLKKKKNWSCDHSQKCDFFFFFIVFLFWSSQGDICPVSEAELESLVSCIRDLLPDLGEGFLLACLREYGYNSEVVINNILEGRLAAHLDALDRAMPRPVKEALPSVLDSRSNAFDDDEFDVFRRDRVDMTRVWKGRRKGESAQELLNDKQHISEQRARYQAYQTVVDEVELQAGDAAGASASYGMGDDYDDEYDDTYDTNPVGANDLDGDSLLNRRPFTMPRVLQKANKAEEAQDDEEQEEDQRLQSNVNRDQFIQDPALLRERAAARRAAMQERKGIHPERPSNVAGRPKGQGQTQDTFLDRRKKEANKGHGANHNRRNMADRKRNKGMIPS, encoded by the exons ATGGCCTGCGCCCGGGTGCCGCTGGATGAGCAGCAGGTGACAGAGCGAGATGCGTTGGGCAAGGAGCGCTCGCTGCCCGCTCTG CATCCCGACAGGAAAGAGGGGCGCCTCTTCGTACCTTACGTGCCGCTGTTGGCCAATGCCTGTCCGGCCGAGGTGGAAGAGTTCCTGGAACGCAGCAGGTTCATTTTGGAGGATCTGGAATGGCTACTTGCCCTGCCGCATGACAAATTTTGGTGTCAG GTTGTCTTTGACAGGTCGCTGCAGAATTGCTTGGACTCGTACGTCCAGCATGCCCCTCGCGGCCTCGACCTGGCTTCTGTGCCCTCGTCCCCGGCGCTGGCGGAAACTCAGCGTTCGCTCCACCGCGCCGTCTTCTTGGCCTTCCTCAGGATGGCCACTCACAAGGAGTCCAAG GAGAATTTCATCACACCTGCCGTGTTTGGGGAAATCCTGTACGAGAACTTCCTGTTTGACGTTCCCAAAATAATGGACCTGTGCGTGCTGTTCGGGAAGGGCAACGCTCCACTGCTGCACAAGATGATTG AGAACATCTTCATTCAGCAGCCATCTTACTACAGAGACCTGGATGACATCATGCCAACTATTTTGGAG GTGTTCAACACCATCATGGAGAAGTGCGGCGACCGTTGCAACGGCGCCGCTGCTGCCGAACCGATGAAGCTCAACGGCCACAAGCAGCCCACCGCCGTCAGCATGACTCAGCAG GACTTTGTGGACATGGTTCTGTACCTGTGCGACATAAGCAGCACCTTGCATGCCTTCCTGAGCGTCTTCCCCGCCGCTTGTGCCACTTTCCACTCGAGCAGCTTCCTCTGCAG ACTGACTTCTTTTTATGAGAGCGTCGTGCCCGACCTGGAAAAGGCCTCGACAAAGAGGACCTTTGAGGATAAAAG TCTTCAGGAAGACGTGTGGCGCAGGTTGTCCCACGCGCGCCGCCGCATGTTGGAAACGGCTCACCTGCTGCTGCACCACACCTGCCTGCAGCCCATTCTGGAGGG GGTGGAAAACACGCAAACGTTCGCCGAAGAGCTGCTGCAGCACTTCACGAGTTTTCTGTCGGAGAAAAG GTTTTTGTGCGATTACGACGAGCTGTTTCCCATTGCAGACGATGTCAGCCTCCTTCAACAAGCACTTCCTGCCAT CGATGAGACCAGGACGTCGTACCTGCTCCAGGGCGTCCAGAGCGCCTGGGACGGCGTGGGCAGACCCAAGCAGCAACCCACCGTGTCCTCGTCGCAGGCGGCCAATCAGGGAGCAGTGGGCGGGGCTTCACTCCCCATTGGTCGGCGGGATGTGTGGGAAGCGGAAGGTGGCCGAGAGAGCCCCAGGGGGGCCGAGGCCATGTTGGATGCTCCCCGTAGAGGAAGCAATgtaaagtctttaaaaaaaaaaaaaaattggtcatgtgatcactcccaaaaatgtgattttttttttttttttattgtatttcttttttggtCTTCTCAGGGTGACATTTGCCCGGTGAGCGAGGCGGAGCTGGAGTCGCTGGTATCGTGCATCCGGGACCTGCTGCCCGACCTGGGCGAGGGCTTCCTGCTGGCGTGCCTGCGGGAGTACGGCTACAACTCGGAGGTGGTCATCAACAACATCCTGGAGGGCCGACTGGCAGCGCACCTGGATGCGCTGGACCGCGCCATGCCCAG gCCGGTGAAAGAAGCGCTCCCTTCCGTCTTGGACAGCAGATCCAACGCCTTTGATGACGACGAGTTTGACGTCTTCCGCAGGGATCGTGTGGACATGACGCGCGTCTGGAAGGGAAGGAG GAAAGGCGAGAGCGCGCAGGAGCTGCTCAATGACAAGCAGCACATTTCGGAGCAGCGCGCTCGCTACCAGGCCTACCAGACGGTGGTGGACGAGGTGGAACTGCAGGCGGGAGATGCGGCGGGGGCGTCGGCCAGCTACGGCATGGGCGACGACTACGACGACGAGTACGACGACACGTACGACACCAACCCGGTGGGGGCCAACGACCTGGACGGGGACAGCCTGCTGAACAGGAG ACCCTTCACGATGCCCAGAGTCCTCCAGAAAGCAAATAAAGCTGAGGAAGCACAGGATGACGAGGAGCAGGAAGAGGACCAAAGACTGCAG AGCAACGTGAACAGGGACCAGTTCATTCAGGACCCGGCGCTGCTGAGGGAGCGAGCCGCGGCCAGGCGAGCCGCCATGCAGGAGAGGAAAGG CATCCATCCGGAGCGTCCCAGCAACGTGGCGGGCCGTCCCAAAGGCCAGGGACAGACGCAGGACACATTCCTGGACAGACGCAAGAAGGAGGCCAACAAGGGCCACGGGGCCAACCACAACCGGCGCAACATGGCCGACCGCAAGAGGAACAAAGGGATGATCCCCTcgtga
- the ascc2 gene encoding activating signal cointegrator 1 complex subunit 2 isoform X2 — protein MACARVPLDEQQVTERDALGKERSLPALHPDRKEGRLFVPYVPLLANACPAEVEEFLERSRFILEDLEWLLALPHDKFWCQVVFDRSLQNCLDSYVQHAPRGLDLASVPSSPALAETQRSLHRAVFLAFLRMATHKESKENFITPAVFGEILYENFLFDVPKIMDLCVLFGKGNAPLLHKMIENIFIQQPSYYRDLDDIMPTILEVFNTIMEKCGDRCNGAAAAEPMKLNGHKQPTAVSMTQQDFVDMVLYLCDISSTLHAFLSVFPAACATFHSSSFLCRLTSFYESVVPDLEKASTKRTFEDKSLQEDVWRRLSHARRRMLETAHLLLHHTCLQPILEGVENTQTFAEELLQHFTSFLSEKRFLCDYDELFPIADDVSLLQQALPAIDETRTSYLLQGVQSAWDGVGRPKQQPTVSSSQAANQGAVGGASLPIGRRDVWEAEGGRESPRGAEAMLDAPRRGSNGDICPVSEAELESLVSCIRDLLPDLGEGFLLACLREYGYNSEVVINNILEGRLAAHLDALDRAMPRPVKEALPSVLDSRSNAFDDDEFDVFRRDRVDMTRVWKGRRKGESAQELLNDKQHISEQRARYQAYQTVVDEVELQAGDAAGASASYGMGDDYDDEYDDTYDTNPVGANDLDGDSLLNRRPFTMPRVLQKANKAEEAQDDEEQEEDQRLQSNVNRDQFIQDPALLRERAAARRAAMQERKGIHPERPSNVAGRPKGQGQTQDTFLDRRKKEANKGHGANHNRRNMADRKRNKGMIPS, from the exons ATGGCCTGCGCCCGGGTGCCGCTGGATGAGCAGCAGGTGACAGAGCGAGATGCGTTGGGCAAGGAGCGCTCGCTGCCCGCTCTG CATCCCGACAGGAAAGAGGGGCGCCTCTTCGTACCTTACGTGCCGCTGTTGGCCAATGCCTGTCCGGCCGAGGTGGAAGAGTTCCTGGAACGCAGCAGGTTCATTTTGGAGGATCTGGAATGGCTACTTGCCCTGCCGCATGACAAATTTTGGTGTCAG GTTGTCTTTGACAGGTCGCTGCAGAATTGCTTGGACTCGTACGTCCAGCATGCCCCTCGCGGCCTCGACCTGGCTTCTGTGCCCTCGTCCCCGGCGCTGGCGGAAACTCAGCGTTCGCTCCACCGCGCCGTCTTCTTGGCCTTCCTCAGGATGGCCACTCACAAGGAGTCCAAG GAGAATTTCATCACACCTGCCGTGTTTGGGGAAATCCTGTACGAGAACTTCCTGTTTGACGTTCCCAAAATAATGGACCTGTGCGTGCTGTTCGGGAAGGGCAACGCTCCACTGCTGCACAAGATGATTG AGAACATCTTCATTCAGCAGCCATCTTACTACAGAGACCTGGATGACATCATGCCAACTATTTTGGAG GTGTTCAACACCATCATGGAGAAGTGCGGCGACCGTTGCAACGGCGCCGCTGCTGCCGAACCGATGAAGCTCAACGGCCACAAGCAGCCCACCGCCGTCAGCATGACTCAGCAG GACTTTGTGGACATGGTTCTGTACCTGTGCGACATAAGCAGCACCTTGCATGCCTTCCTGAGCGTCTTCCCCGCCGCTTGTGCCACTTTCCACTCGAGCAGCTTCCTCTGCAG ACTGACTTCTTTTTATGAGAGCGTCGTGCCCGACCTGGAAAAGGCCTCGACAAAGAGGACCTTTGAGGATAAAAG TCTTCAGGAAGACGTGTGGCGCAGGTTGTCCCACGCGCGCCGCCGCATGTTGGAAACGGCTCACCTGCTGCTGCACCACACCTGCCTGCAGCCCATTCTGGAGGG GGTGGAAAACACGCAAACGTTCGCCGAAGAGCTGCTGCAGCACTTCACGAGTTTTCTGTCGGAGAAAAG GTTTTTGTGCGATTACGACGAGCTGTTTCCCATTGCAGACGATGTCAGCCTCCTTCAACAAGCACTTCCTGCCAT CGATGAGACCAGGACGTCGTACCTGCTCCAGGGCGTCCAGAGCGCCTGGGACGGCGTGGGCAGACCCAAGCAGCAACCCACCGTGTCCTCGTCGCAGGCGGCCAATCAGGGAGCAGTGGGCGGGGCTTCACTCCCCATTGGTCGGCGGGATGTGTGGGAAGCGGAAGGTGGCCGAGAGAGCCCCAGGGGGGCCGAGGCCATGTTGGATGCTCCCCGTAGAGGAAGCAAT GGTGACATTTGCCCGGTGAGCGAGGCGGAGCTGGAGTCGCTGGTATCGTGCATCCGGGACCTGCTGCCCGACCTGGGCGAGGGCTTCCTGCTGGCGTGCCTGCGGGAGTACGGCTACAACTCGGAGGTGGTCATCAACAACATCCTGGAGGGCCGACTGGCAGCGCACCTGGATGCGCTGGACCGCGCCATGCCCAG gCCGGTGAAAGAAGCGCTCCCTTCCGTCTTGGACAGCAGATCCAACGCCTTTGATGACGACGAGTTTGACGTCTTCCGCAGGGATCGTGTGGACATGACGCGCGTCTGGAAGGGAAGGAG GAAAGGCGAGAGCGCGCAGGAGCTGCTCAATGACAAGCAGCACATTTCGGAGCAGCGCGCTCGCTACCAGGCCTACCAGACGGTGGTGGACGAGGTGGAACTGCAGGCGGGAGATGCGGCGGGGGCGTCGGCCAGCTACGGCATGGGCGACGACTACGACGACGAGTACGACGACACGTACGACACCAACCCGGTGGGGGCCAACGACCTGGACGGGGACAGCCTGCTGAACAGGAG ACCCTTCACGATGCCCAGAGTCCTCCAGAAAGCAAATAAAGCTGAGGAAGCACAGGATGACGAGGAGCAGGAAGAGGACCAAAGACTGCAG AGCAACGTGAACAGGGACCAGTTCATTCAGGACCCGGCGCTGCTGAGGGAGCGAGCCGCGGCCAGGCGAGCCGCCATGCAGGAGAGGAAAGG CATCCATCCGGAGCGTCCCAGCAACGTGGCGGGCCGTCCCAAAGGCCAGGGACAGACGCAGGACACATTCCTGGACAGACGCAAGAAGGAGGCCAACAAGGGCCACGGGGCCAACCACAACCGGCGCAACATGGCCGACCGCAAGAGGAACAAAGGGATGATCCCCTcgtga